The DNA sequence ACCAACTGGACCCTAGGATGACCACTGGACCCTGCCCCAAATGAAGCCAAAGATACATGTGCCAAGCATGTGCACATTGACCTGTATACCcgggcacaaacacacacacgtgcacaagACACAGGCATGGACTGTGTGTATGTACAAATGTACACTTGAGGAGCACGTGTGACGCAGAGCCATGTGCATAaacacacgtgtgcacatgcTCCACACCACCTAAATACATCAGACAATTCTCTCCAGAAGCCCCTCCTGCGCATTCAGCTCCAAGCCAGCCCCGTGTGCTGGCGGTGTCCCGGCAACCCCCAGGCCCTCCCTGAGCACAAGCTCCATTCAGCAGGCTCCAGCTGGGCAGAAAATTGCTCTTTGGAAACAATCTGGACCACACAGACCTGCAATTGGCCTCTCGGCATGAATGTAAGACCTCAGGGGGCACAGGACCTGGGTTGGTGGGGGCTCACGACTTCAGCTTGTCAGCCTAGACTGGGAGTGCAGAATCCTGGCCTGGTCCTGAGCCCAGATGGGGCAGACTCTGCCTGGCATCGCACAGTGAGTGCGAAACCTCACCAGTCCCAGAACATTACCCATCTCTGGACCGTGCTGCTCTGGCGAGGGGAGGCAAGGGATGAGGCGCCTCTGctcaggaaggggagagggagcaggTCCTCCAACAGCTTGGACTCATCTATTTCCGGCTCTGCTTGTCCTGACTTCCTCCATCCTCCCGCCCCTCCgcctccaggaagctttctctGATTGCTCTGGCCCGGGGCTCTCCTTGTGCCCCTCCAAGACTGCTCCCTACGTTGTATGTCCCTCCTTCTGGTAAATATCCGACCCTTGCATGTGTGTCCAGAGATGGTGGAGAAAGGCTGCCCTTGAGCCCACTCAGGTCGAAAGACAGGACCAGGCAGCTTGTGCTCACTGGCTCTGGGCTGAATGCGTTCATTCCTGCACTCAGTCATTCACTAAATCTTTACCAAGcgccagctctgtgccaggaactggatAAACAGCAGGGAATAAGAAGTTGTCCTCACGAGGCTGAGGTTCTGGTGTGCGAGGCAGACAATAAGCAAGGGACAAGGAAATGAATACTCGGTTGCACTGAATGATAAAAgctgggaaggaagagagaggaggacgGACACTGGGTAGGACACTGGTCTTGAGGTTGTTGCTAAGTCACGGAGGGACTCAGGCAGACCTCTTCCCTCTCAGGGTTTTGGTTTCGTCATCTTTGCAATGGGGACGTAGGAGACCTTGTTTTAATTGCTCAGCATGCAGCTCTTCTTCTAGTAGGTGAACCCCAATATGCCTTTGGTGAACCCCCTCAGCCCACACTGTGCAGATGGCACTGACTCCACCCCTAGCCCCAGGACTGGCCAATCTGAATCAGTCATGGTGACATGAGCCAGGCTGGGCCAATGAGAACCAAACCTGGGACTTTGGGGAAAGAGGACTCTTGCTCTTAGGGTAACTCAGCTGGGAAAATGAGGTCCTGGGGACACCTATGGCCACTTCTCCAGCCTTGAGGATGGTCAGCCTGAGAATGCAGCCATCTAGAGGGAGGTACAGATAGCAAAAGGAGAAATGGGACAGACTCCTAGTGACGTCATTTGGATTCTGCAACACCTGAAGCTGGTCCTAAGGCTTTATGTTATTGGCTACATCACCCACACATCCCCCTTTTACCTGCTTAAGCCGATTTGGGTTGTGTTTTCTCGCTTGCAGCTGATAAGGGGGATCCGCCAGGGAGGGGGCACTTTCTTCCTGGTAACTGTTTGGTTTTCAAGGGAAGCTGATTTGTCAGGCACCGGCGTGTGGCCAGGTGCCGTGAAGCGGATGAGGAAGCCAGGGAGGCGTGTGGGGCGGGGGCAGACAGGGCTGAGCCCAGTGGGGCACACAGGCACCAGGAGAGGGTGGACAGAACGGGGTGAGAGGGGCAGGACACTTCACAAGGAGCAAGGGCTTCATGGAAGCTCCTCACTGGCTCAGCTGTTTCCCTTTGGTCCTACATACGCACGACTCACCGAGCAGACAGAGGGGCACTCTGAGAGAATACATCAGGTCGCAGCTCTCCCCTGCTTTAAACCCTCTGTTTTCCCACTGCCttgagaataaaatccaaactcctttacTCTCCATGGCCAACAAGGCCCCAGGGAGATCTGACCCCCTCCCCTGCTTCTCCTGTTGTGTGCGACCCTCTCCCCGCCCCACACCCGCTGTGCGCCCCAGGCCTGGAACTGTGCCTGACACCTGGGCGTACACTAGAACTACTTGATGAATAAAGAAGTAAGTCAGTGATTGAATTCAGAACTGAAAATTTCCCGGTGCATTCAGCATCAACAAAGTCATGCCTCATTTGGGTCAAAAATCTCCAACGGAATGGGCAAGGGGGAGTCTAAGTAGAGAGATTTCTGGAGCcagtttctttggagaaattgcAGACACTAAATGGGTTCTTCTTCCTGGAATCCTTGAGATAATTTTTATGATCTTGGGGAAGAGAGGACCTTTATTATTTTGATAGCAAATGCTATCAAACTGAATATATAAAAGTTACCattttctgtaattaaaaaacCACCCTGTGGTGGATACAGAAACttacacatgtgataaaattgcaCAAAACTAactgcacacatgcacacccacGAGTCCAGGTAAAATGGGGAATCTGAATAAGGTCACTGGATTGTGTCAGTGGCTGGGGTACGGCTGCACAGTTTTACAAGATGTAACCATCAGGAAAAGCTGGTAAAGGGTACCTATGATCTGTTCGTATAATTTCTTACAACCCAATGTGAATcaacaattatctcaaaatttgTTTCTGCACCCAGCTCCGAAGGTCTGTTGTCTAAGAGAACATTCATGTAGGGGCAAAGAGCGAGATACTGAGAGAAGCACaaataaaaagatacacacaggagGGAATCGGAAGTAGACTGAGACCGAGACTGGGAGATGCACAGAGAGACAGAGCGGACACAcaccaaagagacagaaagacagacagacagagcaaGATGGAGGTGAGgttggaagggggagggagggtcagagaaaagaggaagaaaggggtaAGTGGACCTGGGCTCTGATCTTGATTGTGTCATCTCTGGCAAATGTCTCCCCCTCTCTGGGCCCAATTTTCTCATCCGTACGCACCCCCACCGGGGGGACACAGTTTTCAGAATTGCAAACCCGATGGCCTGTGGGCTATTACCAGTTCATGGTGCGTATTCTTAGATCCCTATAGTATTTTGAAAGAGTCCAAATGAATAACCAACATTTAAAAACCAGGAAAGCACAGGAAAAATCTGGACTTCTGACTTCTCTTCAAAGTCTGTTGAAAAAacgatgaaaaaaaaattaaaaggtaggCTAGGTGAGGCTGCTTCAGGCCTTCTGCAGTTCAGGGTTGACAAAGACCCTACAATGTCTGTGGGACATCTCTGAACAAGGTGCAGAACCCTCCTGGATTGAGAGACAACCAGGCTGTTtccaaattctggcttctataagCCATGCTGCGCTGAACTCTCTGTGTAAACATCCCCGTGCACAGGTGTGGGTGTCTGCAGGATGAGCTCTGAGAAACAGAATTGTCTTGTGGAAGGCACACAGGTGTTAAACTTTCAGGTTGTCACCAGAAGAGGTGTATTGATATACGCCTCCACTGTTCTATTTGAAAGGTAACAGGTCTGTGTCTGTCTGGTTTAACGCTTAGCTAGGATGACAATTCTTCAAACCTTGGAGCCTGGCTGGGAGATGAAGCCTGGGGTTTCAGGCTTGTCATCTGCCCTGAGCCAACCATTTGACCCTAGGGACATAAAGTGTGCCCGGGGGTTGGGAAGGCATTTAGGCCATCTCTCCAGACTTCAGCTTCTTCAACTAAAAACAAGGAGCAGACTGGAGCTGGTGATCTGAAATTTCCCTTCCACCTCTAACCTTTAAAGTCTTTCTGTCTCCCCGGGCCTCTGTctctatctgtaaagtgggactaATAGTCCGTATCTCATTAATCTTGTGAGGTAAGGATGATGTAAGAGTGATGTAAGGATGCAATGAGGTGGTGGATGTGTCTGGGAAGTTGCGAGCCCTGCTAAGGAAAGGAATAATAATTGATAATTAAACACTTTTGGATTCCCTTGCCAAACCACCAGCATGGCCTGAGGCATACACAACAGATACTCAAAGGTTTAGGCTAAGGAAATACTGTATGCAGAGGGAGGATAATGTTGAGATTGTCCAGAGGTAGGAGATGCCTTTCCTCTGCCTAAAATGTGCGTCCTTCTACGTGTGCCTGGCTAACTTCGGTGTCTCCAGGACGGACCAAGGAGCCTGGCACACCGTGGATGCCCGTTAAATGTTTCAGGATGGAGGCTGTGCCCAGGGCCAGACGTGGCAATATTCTCTTCCAAGGCATCACGCCACCCTGGGGACTGACTGGTGGACAAGCGCCTTTGCTTTTCCTCTGCGTTTCTCCTCCCTgtatcccctcccctccttcgcCTGGGTGGGGGTAGATCCAAAAATACTTTTGTCCCAGGGGTCACTAATGCCCATGTCCCTCCTCTGTGACCAGAGCAACATACTGGAAGACAGCAGGGAGTGGAGGAGCGTGTGGTGACCAGGGCTGCTGTCAGGAGGAAATACAGGACCACTTTTTTTTCAAGAGACTTTGAAGAGAAATCAGAAGTCCAGATTTTTCCTGTGCTCTCCTGGTTTTTAAATGTTGGTTATTCATTCAGACTGTTTCAAAACACTATGGGGATCTAAGAAAACGCTCTGTGAACTGATAATAGCCCACAGGCCATCGGGTTTGCAATTCTGAAAACTGTGTCCCCCCGGGGAGGGGCGTACGGATGAGAAAATTGGGCCCAGAGAGGGGGAGACATTTGCCAGAGATGACACAGTCAAGATCAGAGCCCAGGTCCACTtacccctttcttcctcttttctctgaccctccctcccccttccaacCTCACCTCCATCttgctctgtctgtctgtctttctgtctctttggtgTGTGTCCGCTCTGTCTCTCTGTGCATCTCCCAGTCTCGGTCTCAGTCTACTTCCGATTCCctcctgtgtgtatctttttatttGTGCTTCTCTCAGTATCTCGCTCTGTGTCCCTACACGAATGTTCTCTTAGACAACAGACCTTCGGAGCTGGGTGCAGAAACGAACCCGCGCCAGCACCGCGTCCCGCCGCTTGCGCCTCTTCGCTCCCCCTTGCTccctccccgccgcccccgccccacaTTTCCGGCGGCGCGggcggccgggcgggcgggcCGGGTACCCACGGGGCCGGCTGCCGTCAGCGCCCCTTCCCGGCGCCCGCGACCCCTCCCCGCTGACCTCACCCGCGCCGCCGCTAGCGCGGATATAAGCAGCGGCCCCGCCGAGCAGCGGACAGGCGACGCGCCGGGTCCCGCGAGCGCTCCCCGACTCCTGAGCCGCCGGCTCCAGACCCCGACTCTCCGGATTGGAGCCCCAGATCCCGGCCCGGCCCCGCGGAGCTCGCGCCGGGCAGGTAACCACTCGCCCCTCCTGGCCCGAAGGCGGCGTCCGCAGCCCTGGACGGGGGGCCCCCTGCCCGCCCTCGGGCGCGCCCCGGGGAGAGCGGCGGCGTGTTCCCGGGTTTTCCCCGGCGCGGGCTCGCTGGCGGCGCTCCCTCCGGGGCACGCACGGCCCGGCGTCCGGGGCGCCGGGGGAGGGCTGGCGTCGCACGCCCACCCGGGTGCCCGCCTGCGGTCCGCGCCGGGGCTCTGCGGCGGCGCCGGGCAGCCAGGGCGGCGGCGCGAGAGCCCGGGAGTTACCATTCGAATCCGACGTTCGAAACAGAATTTTCGCGGTGGGATCGACTCTCAGCCTTAGAGTCTCGGTCTCAGCGCTCGAAATAGGATTTTAGCGGTGCAATTAACGTGGAAACTAGGATCTTAGCGTTAGAATTCGATGCCTAGCCTACCACAGAATCTTAGAGTTAGAAACAGAACAGCGTTGCAAACAGAATGTTTAGAGAAGGAGTGACAGAGAAGAACGCTGCGTTGGGAACCTTGGGGAGAATTTTAGCCTGCGGCGCGGCAATTGGCATCCTGGCCGTCGGGCCTGCGCTACAGTCTTGGTTTGCACTCCTGGCGCGTCACCCCCAGCGCGCTGAGAAGTGGCGGTGGTGACGGGGCTCCCAAGGCCTCCGGGCTCGCGCGGGCAGAACGCAGCGCCGGCAGGCCCTCCAAGCACCGCTGTGAGGACGCCCAGAGCCCAGGGAAGAGCCTCCTGCTGTCCGCCTAAGGTGGCAGGTAGTTCTGCTCCCGGGAGGGTGTTTGAACGGCTGGTTCCCCAGCCTTGGGGACCCGCTGGAACAGCAAAGGGGGCGATAGAGCGGCTGGGAGGGGGGCGCTGCGCACTTATGCCGTCTCCCTGTCCTCCCGACCCAGACGCCGCGATGCCCGGCCCTTGGTTTCTGCTTGCCATGGCtttgaccctgaccctgaccggTGTCCCGAGTGGCCACGCACAGCCAGAGATGGCCCAACAGGAGGCAGCTATGGCTGCCGAGCACCTGGATCTGGACAGCCTCCTGCGACAGGCAGAGCGattcctcttcctccaggaagacctCCAGCGGCTTCGAGAGGACCAGGACCAGGGCGATAGCGACTCAGGTGAGCTACGGGATTGTCTCGGGCTGCGGTTTGAGAGGAGGACAGGAGGAGGCCGAGAGAgtcaggagaaaccctgacagATGCAGAGGGGAAGGAGCGACTTGGTCGTCCAGCCTCTTGCCTTTCAGAAGCTCAGAAACTCTCCTTGGCCACACTCTCGGCAGGTTGTGAGTTGACCCCTTCCTGGAATCAGATTCCTCTCCCATCTCAGCCCTGGAAATACCTCACAGAGAGCAGACCTTCAGTGGGAAAGATTCTGTGTGAGAGACAGTCTTTTTGTGGTGACAATTTTAATTACCACCTACTGGGCACGTATATGCCAGTCACCACTCTCAGCACTTCAAACACCTTATCACACTATTTGATCTTCCTAACCACCTCTTCCATAGGTACTGTTAATACCGCCATTTTacacagaaggaaactgaggctcaaagaggttaagtgagtTGTTTATGCACACAGCTTAgggaatggcagagctgggactagaacCAGAAGCCATGCCCCGAccatctgtgtgagtgtgtgtgtctgtgaggcctgagaggcaggcgcaAGCCCCTGAATCAGGGTGAACAGTGTGGGAATCTGTCTTGACTGGGAGGAAGGCTAGAGTGGGCACCCAGCGGCCAGGGGCGTCCCTCACTGGCCTCTTTCCTTTCCCAGAGTCCCAGATCTTTCAACCTGACTGGTTCTCGAAGCGTCAGCATCCAGGcaaaagggaggaggaggcagaagacggagttgaagaggaggaggaagaaggaggggcTGCCGGCCCCCACAAGCGGCAGCACCCCGGCCGGCGGGAGGACACGGCCGCCTGGTTGGTGGATGTAACAGAGCAGAAGCGCCAGCACCCGGGCCGGCGCTCCTCCTGGCTCGGGTACACTTTCACCAAGAGGCAGCACCCAGGCAGACGGCTGGTGGATCCCAAGGCCcagaggagctgggaggaggaagaggaggaagaggaggaagaggaagaggcggGGGAGCTGATGCCTGAGAAGCACCAGCATCCTGGGAAGAGGGCCCCGGGAGGTCCATGCGGGCCCCGGGGATCCTGTGGTCAAACCAGCCttctgctgggcctcctggatgACCTGAGCAGGGGCCAGGCCGAGGAGAAGCGGCAGCACCCTGGGCGGCGAGCGGCCTGGGCCCGGGAGCCCCTGGAGGAGTGAGCCTGTTTCCTGCATAGTCCACTTAGGGTCTAAGAATGTCTTGAGCCCTGTATGCCCTGCCCCTCTGtgacccttctttccttcctcctgagATGCCTGACCATACACCCAAGCTCCCTGTATACATACACATCAAGCCCCTGACCTTGCCCGCCTATTTCAGGGACATAAGAAAGCCAGCCTATGAGTTAAAACCCCATATTACCCCACTTTGTGCCCCTGACAAGGGAGCAGATCCCAGAGTCCCTCTCTCCTGACCCCGTAGGCCTGCTCACCTCCTTAGCCCTGGCTAAGATGACCTGCTGTGTCTTCTAAGGGATCCCCAGAGTGGGACAGGGTGCCTCTGGTGTGAGCAGCCAGTGGGCGTGGGGTGGGCTTGAAGCTGTCATGTCCAAACCCAGCTCCCACGCTTGCCAGGACTGGCCACGTGTAAACTTCACCCCCAGGACCCAGgagctcctcctcttcctgggcATCCTTTTGTTGGGGGGAAGAGCCCTGACCCATGGCTGTGTTCTGCCTGGGGGAAACACTGTTGGTGGTGATGTGCTGCATGGTGGCTGAGGGAATACGCATGTGGAGGAGAATGTAGACGTTGCCCTGGAAGCTTGTATATAACCCTCTAGGCGCCTCTCCCTTATCAGTGATAGTCATCCTGCTGATAATAAAACGTGCATCTAGATAATCTCCGTGGTTGCGGTTCTGTCTCAGGTGGTGTGGGATTTCTCTTTTCAGCATTGACAGGGGCAAGCCCACAGCTCCCCAGCTCTGCTGAGAAGGGAATACTGGGTGATGACAGGTCCTCTCCACTGGCCCCATCTCAGAACAAGCTTGGGAAGTGGTCAGGGGCTCTGGAGCCCATTTGACACCAGGGAAAACAGGCCTGGAGAAGAGGAAGGGCTGGCCGGGAGACACACAGCTGGCGGGGGTGGAGCCGCGGGTGTGAGAGCAGCTCAGGACCCTGCCTTGAGTTCGCCACATTGGTGAGAGGGCTGGTCTGGCTCAGGCTTGTAATCACCATTGCTCTGCAGCAGGAATCGACAGTCTGTGTCATCCGGCAGGCAGAGTGAGGACAAAGGACCAAGCTGTGGTTGGGGACTCAAACCAGGGGCCTTCTGGGGCCAGGTAGGGAGGCAGGCTGGGTGCAGGACAAGAGGCAGTGGTGGAGACTTGGGCAAAAATCAAGAGGCCATCTGAAGGCACTTAAATCCAAACACTTTGACATCATGTGAATCAAAGGATGATGATAGTAACATACACACAACACTTACTATGTTTCAGGCATTTCTTAAGCACTTTACACATATTAATtcttttcatcctcacaacaaccctaggcATTACTATTATTAGGCCAAATTTCCtaaagaggaaaccaaggcacagaaaggttaagtaacttgtctgagcCCATTCATTTGATGCCTCTGACTTAAACTAAACTCTGAGATGTCCTCAGGCCTTGGACTCTGAATTAGACACCCTCTGTTTGGTGGGTGGCTGGGCTATTTGGCTTTTCTGCAAACAGCTATTGGTCACCTTTTGGCGGAGGGAAAGGAGGTGCTGGAAGGGGATCTGGGACCCAGCTTTTCACCTCAGTGAGCTACAGTCCAGGTGGGGTGGGCATGGAGGGAGACTTGGGGTTTATAAAATACATTCACACCCATCATCTCTGCTTATAGTCCCAGAAACCAGCTGGAAAATTGAGCATTTGATGGATTTTCCCATTTTCCTCACTTTCAGATGAGGGAAGGAGCACAGAGGTCACGGCCTCTCCCGCGGTGCCTGCAGGTAGAGCCGGCCTTCCCTCCAGGCCCTCTGGGCTCTTAGTCACCGGCACCACCAGGGCGATCAGGGCCCTAGAAGGAAAACCCCCACTCGCAGACCCCCTGCAAAGGCGGACACCCTAGTAGAGGTAACAGGGACCGCTTACAGAGCACTTCCTGGGTGCTCAGTGCTTATAGACACTTTCCCAACCGACCCCACGGCCGCCCCAGGAGGATGGCTGTCATGTCCTTTTGCAGTTGAGGAAAGCTGAGTTGCACTGAGTGTGTGTAAATGAAGTACTACCCCAAGAATACACcccaccctctcttccttccaAACTTGGCTGGCATGGGGGTCGTTACCTCCTCAGATATGGGGCCATTTGAAGAGCAGCCCACTCTCCCAGACACCTCATGTTTTCCCCTCTGCCCCTGAGAGTGATCAGATGAGTGCAGCATGATGGAAAGGGTCTGGGCATTGGCTTCAGTCCTAGACAAACAAGTAAACCAAtttgagcctcagtcttctcatctgtagtATAGGCACAGTAATCCCTACACCTTTCTCAGAGTTGTAAGGATTCAATGAATTAGAGCGATATGTATCCAGCTCCCAGCATACTCCCTGGCACAAAATAAACCCTTGTGAAGTGGCATCTTTAGCTCTAGTGATCCCAGAAGGGACTCAAACTTGAGCCTTGCAGCCTCacttgtctctttctttgtttatcctctaatcacacacaaaaaaaaagaaaaagagagaaaaaaaaccccagatgCTGGGGCTTTTGTTGCAAGTCCTTGCCAGGCATTGGGGCTTTATCCTTATGAAAGtctaatagataaacaacaaagtcctactgtatagcacgggggactgtagtcaatatcttgtagtcacctgtaatgaaaaataacacGATACTTATGTATATGTCTGACTGAGACATTatactgtatgccagaaattgatgccacattgtaaactgactatacttgaattaaaaaaatgaagaaatagaaataagaaaattaattttaaacagaCTCTccaacatagtaaacaatcttatggttaccagggaaaaggggtgggaagggataaatttgggagtttgagatttacaaatgttagccactatacacaaaaatagattttaaaaagtttcttctgtatagcacagggaactgtgttcaatattgtgtagtaacctataatgaaaaagaatgtgacaaggaatatatgtatgtatatgcatgactgagacattctgctgtacaccagagattgacacattgtgactgactgtacttcaatttttaaaaaatcaaaaaaaaaaagaaaatgaattaaaaaaaataaagtctatgtGCCATTCCCAAATACCCCAGTCCTTCTCCCTCTCACGCACATGCCTTTTGCTGGGAAGCAGCGGCAGAGACGCTGCAAGTGCCTGCCTGCACTTCCCAGGTGGTGTGGAGTCGTACGACCAGCCCTGGCCAATGGGCTGCGGGCAGGACAGGCAGTGAGTCAGTCCCGGGCTTTCTTCCCGCCCAGGAGGACTGGGAGGCCCTCTGCTGAGATGGCAGAGCAGGTGTTGGAGGGACTCTAGGCCCTGCTGTCACCAGATAGAAGTTAGATCAGACTTCTCACATGCAAAAAATAAACTGGCACTGTCCTAAGTGGCTGAGATT is a window from the Vicugna pacos chromosome 17, VicPac4, whole genome shotgun sequence genome containing:
- the TRH gene encoding thyrotropin releasing hormone isoform X1: MPSPCPPDPDAAMPGPWFLLAMALTLTLTGVPSGHAQPEMAQQEAAMAAEHLDLDSLLRQAERFLFLQEDLQRLREDQDQGDSDSESQIFQPDWFSKRQHPGKREEEAEDGVEEEEEEGGAAGPHKRQHPGRREDTAAWLVDVTEQKRQHPGRRSSWLGYTFTKRQHPGRRLVDPKAQRSWEEEEEEEEEEEEAGELMPEKHQHPGKRAPGGPCGPRGSCGQTSLLLGLLDDLSRGQAEEKRQHPGRRAAWAREPLEE
- the TRH gene encoding thyrotropin releasing hormone isoform X2, yielding MPGPWFLLAMALTLTLTGVPSGHAQPEMAQQEAAMAAEHLDLDSLLRQAERFLFLQEDLQRLREDQDQGDSDSESQIFQPDWFSKRQHPGKREEEAEDGVEEEEEEGGAAGPHKRQHPGRREDTAAWLVDVTEQKRQHPGRRSSWLGYTFTKRQHPGRRLVDPKAQRSWEEEEEEEEEEEEAGELMPEKHQHPGKRAPGGPCGPRGSCGQTSLLLGLLDDLSRGQAEEKRQHPGRRAAWAREPLEE